A region from the Thauera humireducens genome encodes:
- a CDS encoding PQQ-dependent sugar dehydrogenase produces MMKIIHRIVLSAGLVFGLGLSVPGWAADRVLQSETGPLRVTEVAHGLDTPWALAFLPDGRLLVTERPGRMRLVARDGSLSAPIAGVPPVHARGQGGLLDVALSPDFGTDRTIVFSFAEPTAGGARTAVARARLDLERLRLEDVKIIFAQNEDPSGSHHWGSRLVFDRAGNLFVTLGDRFHSRDRVQALDSHIGKVVRIRPDGSVPADNPFVQREGARPEVWSYGHRNVQGAALHPVTGELWAHEHGPQGGDELNRVLSGRNYGWPDITYGREYVIGTKIGEGTTRPDVEPPVTQWTPSIAPSGMSFYTGDVFPQWKGNLFVGALKFQLIARLVLDGDKVVHEERIELGHRVRDVREGPDGRLWLLDESGGRVLRIDPA; encoded by the coding sequence ATGATGAAGATCATTCACAGGATTGTCCTGTCGGCGGGGCTGGTGTTCGGCCTGGGGCTGTCCGTGCCGGGCTGGGCGGCGGACCGGGTGCTTCAGTCGGAAACGGGGCCCCTGCGTGTGACCGAAGTTGCGCACGGGCTCGATACGCCCTGGGCGCTGGCCTTCCTGCCGGATGGCCGGCTGCTCGTGACCGAGCGGCCAGGGCGCATGCGGCTCGTCGCACGCGACGGGTCGCTGTCCGCACCCATTGCCGGCGTGCCACCGGTGCATGCCCGCGGACAAGGCGGTTTGCTCGACGTGGCGCTCAGTCCGGACTTCGGCACTGACCGGACGATCGTGTTTTCGTTCGCCGAACCGACCGCGGGCGGTGCCCGTACGGCAGTGGCGCGGGCACGGCTGGACCTCGAGCGCCTGAGGCTGGAGGACGTCAAGATCATCTTCGCGCAGAACGAAGACCCCTCGGGCAGCCACCACTGGGGCTCGCGTCTGGTGTTCGACCGCGCGGGCAACCTCTTCGTGACGCTGGGCGACCGCTTCCATTCGCGCGACCGTGTGCAGGCGCTGGACAGCCACATCGGCAAGGTCGTCCGCATCCGGCCCGATGGCAGCGTGCCGGCCGACAACCCCTTTGTGCAGCGGGAGGGCGCGCGGCCCGAGGTGTGGTCCTACGGCCACCGCAACGTGCAGGGCGCAGCGCTGCATCCGGTGACCGGCGAGCTGTGGGCGCACGAGCACGGCCCCCAGGGCGGCGACGAGCTCAACCGCGTCCTGTCCGGGCGCAACTACGGCTGGCCGGACATCACCTACGGGCGTGAATACGTGATCGGCACGAAGATCGGCGAGGGCACGACACGGCCGGACGTGGAGCCGCCGGTGACGCAATGGACGCCGTCGATCGCGCCCTCGGGCATGAGCTTCTACACCGGCGATGTGTTCCCGCAGTGGAAGGGGAATCTTTTCGTTGGCGCGCTCAAGTTCCAGTTGATCGCGCGCCTGGTGCTCGACGGGGACAAGGTGGTGCACGAGGAGCGCATCGAACTGGGCCACCGCGTGCGCGACGTGCGCGAGGGGCCGGACGGCCGGCTGTGGCTGCTGGACGAGAGCGGCGGACGCGTGTTGCGGATCGACCCGGCCTGA
- a CDS encoding YcbK family protein — translation MFSRSRHHTVPHRRLFLKGLASLPLALPFASAEAGDMLHLSFRHTHTDERLSTAFRNRRGYIEPAIKRMNWLLRDFRTGEVARMDPRLYDILHALSVSCGGETFEIISGYRSPKTNAMLRKTGGGVAKRSLHMDGKAIDIRLVGCDTARVRDAAIALGAGGVGYYPDSDFVHIDTGPVRHWGPKSA, via the coding sequence ATGTTCTCACGTTCCCGCCACCACACCGTCCCGCATCGCCGTCTGTTCCTGAAAGGCCTCGCCTCGCTACCGCTGGCCCTTCCCTTTGCTTCTGCAGAGGCGGGCGACATGCTCCACCTGTCCTTTCGACACACCCACACCGACGAACGTCTCAGCACCGCGTTCCGCAACCGCCGCGGCTACATCGAGCCGGCGATCAAGCGCATGAACTGGCTGCTCCGCGACTTTCGGACCGGCGAAGTGGCCCGCATGGATCCCCGACTGTACGACATCCTCCACGCACTCAGCGTGAGCTGCGGCGGGGAGACCTTCGAAATCATCTCCGGCTACCGTTCCCCCAAGACGAACGCGATGCTGCGCAAGACCGGCGGCGGCGTCGCCAAGCGCAGCCTGCACATGGACGGCAAGGCCATCGACATCCGCCTGGTCGGTTGCGACACCGCCCGCGTGCGCGATGCGGCGATCGCCCTCGGTGCAGGCGGGGTCGGCTATTACCCTGACTCCGACTTCGTCCATATCGATACCGGCCCGGTGCGCCACTGGGGTCCCAAATCGGCTTGA
- a CDS encoding UDP-2,3-diacylglucosamine diphosphatase yields MPAVRAIFISDVHLGTRASQADRLHAFLKEYESEYLYLLGDIIDFWAMSRSVQWAPAHNTVVQKVLRRARHGDKVFFIPGNHDETLREYAGIAFGDIRVESEWIHETIDGRRYWLIHGDEYDQVTRHHRWVAVLGDVAYNALVRLNLMLSRVRRLLRIPGYWSLAGYAKQKVKRAVSFIFDFEDAVAHAAQQRGVDGVICGHIHWAADRRIGNVRYLNCGDWVDTCSAVVEHYDGRIEVLQWGAQAVPQARPDEPGVSVPAAQPAEPATAAKSVLELERLYLTPDV; encoded by the coding sequence ATGCCAGCCGTTCGAGCGATCTTCATCTCCGATGTGCATCTGGGCACGCGGGCGAGCCAGGCCGACCGCCTGCATGCCTTCCTGAAGGAGTACGAGTCGGAGTACCTCTACCTGCTGGGCGACATCATCGACTTCTGGGCGATGAGCCGCAGCGTGCAGTGGGCGCCCGCGCACAACACGGTGGTGCAGAAGGTGCTGCGGCGCGCGCGGCATGGCGACAAGGTGTTCTTCATCCCGGGCAATCACGACGAGACCCTGCGCGAGTACGCCGGCATCGCGTTCGGCGACATCCGCGTCGAGAGCGAGTGGATCCACGAGACCATCGACGGTCGCCGCTACTGGCTGATCCACGGCGACGAGTACGACCAGGTCACGCGCCACCACCGCTGGGTGGCCGTGCTGGGCGACGTGGCCTACAACGCGCTGGTGCGGCTGAACCTGATGCTGTCGCGCGTGCGCCGCCTGTTGCGCATCCCTGGCTACTGGTCGCTGGCGGGCTACGCGAAACAGAAGGTGAAGCGCGCGGTCAGCTTCATCTTCGACTTCGAGGATGCGGTCGCACACGCGGCCCAGCAGCGCGGGGTCGATGGCGTGATCTGTGGTCACATCCACTGGGCGGCCGACCGCCGCATCGGCAACGTGCGTTACCTGAACTGCGGCGACTGGGTCGACACCTGCAGTGCCGTTGTGGAGCACTACGACGGCCGAATCGAGGTGTTGCAGTGGGGCGCGCAGGCCGTGCCCCAGGCGCGCCCGGACGAGCCCGGCGTTTCCGTGCCCGCCGCGCAGCCGGCGGAGCCGGCGACTGCGGCGAAGTCCGTGCTCGAACTCGAGCGCCTCTATCTCACTCCCGACGTCTGA
- a CDS encoding VanZ family protein gives MTSSVRTLIRIAFVLALVAVFWLALMPAPDVARLVSWQDKIEHAVLFAALALFALVAWPTRPVAIALGLLLYGAAMELAQSQTGHRFGDPWDWLADAVGLLVLLPAWLRSQRR, from the coding sequence ATGACCTCATCCGTTCGCACCCTGATTCGAATCGCCTTCGTGCTGGCGCTGGTCGCCGTATTCTGGCTCGCCCTGATGCCCGCGCCGGATGTGGCCAGGCTCGTGTCGTGGCAGGACAAGATCGAGCATGCCGTCCTGTTCGCCGCGCTGGCGCTGTTCGCGCTGGTGGCGTGGCCGACGAGACCGGTCGCCATCGCCCTTGGCCTCCTGCTGTATGGCGCAGCGATGGAGCTGGCCCAGTCCCAGACCGGGCACCGTTTCGGCGACCCCTGGGACTGGCTCGCCGATGCGGTCGGGCTGCTCGTGCTGCTGCCGGCCTGGCTGCGCAGCCAGCGGCGCTGA
- a CDS encoding diacylglycerol kinase, whose product MESPFKGKTGLRRVWNAFHYSLDGLRAAYRHEDAFRQEVWLALLLIPLALWLGDGAVSKGLMIGSVMLVLIVELINSAIEATVDRISLESHRLAKRAKDIGSAAVLIALLNVGVVWGLVLFG is encoded by the coding sequence ATGGAGAGTCCATTCAAGGGCAAGACCGGCCTGCGCCGCGTCTGGAACGCCTTTCACTATTCGCTCGACGGGCTGCGCGCGGCCTACCGCCACGAGGACGCCTTTCGCCAGGAGGTCTGGCTGGCGCTGCTCCTGATCCCGCTGGCGCTGTGGCTTGGAGACGGGGCCGTGTCGAAGGGGCTGATGATCGGCAGCGTGATGCTGGTGCTGATCGTCGAACTGATCAACTCGGCCATCGAGGCCACCGTCGACCGCATCTCGCTCGAAAGCCACCGCCTGGCGAAGCGCGCCAAGGATATCGGCAGCGCGGCTGTGCTGATCGCGCTGCTCAATGTCGGCGTGGTCTGGGGGCTGGTGCTGTTCGGATGA
- a CDS encoding glycosyltransferase family 4 protein, producing the protein MKAIDFTTEELCHDPRLRIALVTETWPPEVNGVAMTLKRMVDGLIKRGHSVQLVRPKQTPGDVALRGGALEEVLSRGLKLPRYDGLKLGLPAKSRLVRTWTRQRPDLVHVATEGPLGWTAVSAAAKLRLPVTSDFHTNFDHYSAHYGVGWLRQPVAAYLRRFHNRTAATFVPTGELAHALAGQGYERVEVISRGVDTTLYSPARRSDELRAQWGVAPGGLAVVSVGRLAPEKNLGLTLRAFAAIRQQRPDARMVVVGDGPMREALARECPQAVLAGMRHGEDLAAHYASADLFLFPSLTETFGNVTLEGMASGLCTVAYDYAAAAEVIHDLHNGAVLRCGDEDGFIERAVQLACADELRTEIGREARRSAEGIDWERVNDHFAEALVRVWRGGVGARDGKTVLRTQEAES; encoded by the coding sequence ATGAAAGCGATCGATTTCACGACCGAAGAGCTCTGTCATGATCCGCGGCTGCGTATCGCCCTGGTGACCGAGACCTGGCCGCCGGAAGTCAACGGCGTGGCAATGACGCTCAAGCGCATGGTCGATGGCCTGATCAAGCGCGGCCACAGCGTGCAACTGGTGCGGCCGAAGCAGACGCCTGGCGACGTGGCACTGCGGGGCGGCGCGCTGGAGGAGGTGCTGTCGCGCGGGCTGAAGCTGCCGCGCTACGACGGCCTCAAGCTCGGCCTGCCGGCCAAGTCGCGGCTGGTGCGAACCTGGACGCGGCAACGGCCCGATCTGGTGCATGTCGCCACCGAGGGGCCGCTCGGCTGGACCGCGGTCTCTGCCGCCGCCAAGCTTCGGCTGCCGGTGACCTCCGATTTCCACACCAACTTCGACCACTACAGTGCGCACTACGGCGTGGGTTGGCTGCGCCAGCCCGTTGCGGCCTATCTGCGCCGCTTCCACAACCGCACTGCCGCCACCTTCGTACCGACCGGCGAACTGGCCCACGCGCTCGCCGGTCAGGGTTACGAGCGGGTCGAGGTGATCTCGCGCGGGGTGGATACGACGCTGTATTCGCCCGCCCGTCGCAGCGACGAACTGCGCGCGCAGTGGGGTGTGGCGCCCGGCGGTCTTGCCGTGGTCAGCGTCGGCCGCCTTGCGCCCGAAAAGAACCTGGGCCTGACCCTGCGCGCGTTCGCGGCGATCCGCCAGCAGCGGCCCGATGCGCGCATGGTGGTGGTCGGCGACGGCCCGATGCGCGAGGCGCTCGCGCGCGAATGTCCGCAGGCGGTGCTCGCCGGCATGCGCCACGGCGAGGATCTGGCGGCGCACTATGCGTCGGCCGACCTCTTCCTTTTCCCCAGCCTCACCGAGACCTTCGGCAACGTCACGCTGGAAGGCATGGCGAGCGGGCTATGCACCGTCGCCTACGACTACGCCGCGGCGGCCGAAGTGATCCACGATCTGCACAACGGCGCTGTGCTGCGTTGCGGTGACGAGGACGGCTTCATCGAACGTGCGGTGCAACTGGCCTGTGCGGATGAACTGCGCACCGAGATCGGCCGCGAGGCGCGGCGCAGCGCGGAGGGCATCGACTGGGAGCGGGTGAACGACCATTTTGCCGAAGCGCTGGTGCGCGTCTGGCGCGGTGGCGTCGGTGCCCGCGATGGCAAGACCGTGTTGCGTACGCAGGAGGCGGAAAGCTGA
- a CDS encoding peptidase U32 family protein — protein MSHPRHTLELLAPAKTADFGIEAINHGADAVYIGGPAFGARSSADNTVEDIARLVQHAHRYHAEVFVATNTILFDAELEPAHKLIWQLYDAGVDALIVQDMGLLELDLPPIQLHASTQTDIRDASKARFLQDVGFSQIVLARELSLNDVKKIAAATTCQLEYFVHGALCVAFSGQCYISHAHTGRSANRGECSQACRLPYDLKDKDGNTIASQQHMLSMKDNNQSANLRALAAAGISSFKIEGRYKDLSYVKNITAHYRTLLDEIIEHPDADGPAYRRASSGRTTFLFTPQADKTFNRGYTDYFANDRQHGIEAFESPKFVGEPIGRVTKIDTKGRKFFDVERSSPIHNADGLTWYTPKGELTGLRVNRSEPNGGGEGIDRIFPSDALPAELVPGTSVFRNHDHAFERALEKKSAERRLRVDAQLAVTGDGLALTLRDEDGVSATATLAAALEPAQNAERALATLHEHLGKLGNTIFTLDAITLDLPTVPFLPAGQLNALRREAVERLEAARIAAHARPPRAAAVEPPVPYPQDALSYLANVLNDKARVFYARHGVKLIDAAFEENQETDDVSLMITKHCLRYSFNLCPKEVKGIRPDPMQLVNGNETLTLRFDCKRCEMHVVGAMKPHITKMRDTVVAQKVSFFPSKPGSDKTAAARN, from the coding sequence ATGAGCCATCCCCGTCACACCCTCGAGCTCCTCGCCCCGGCCAAGACCGCCGACTTCGGCATCGAGGCCATCAACCACGGCGCGGATGCGGTGTACATCGGCGGCCCGGCCTTCGGCGCACGCTCTTCGGCGGACAACACGGTGGAAGACATCGCCCGCCTGGTGCAGCACGCTCACCGTTACCACGCCGAGGTCTTCGTCGCCACCAACACCATCCTGTTCGATGCCGAACTGGAACCGGCGCACAAGCTCATCTGGCAGCTCTACGATGCGGGCGTCGACGCGCTGATCGTGCAGGACATGGGCCTGCTCGAGCTCGACCTGCCGCCAATCCAGCTCCATGCCAGCACGCAGACCGACATCCGCGACGCCAGCAAGGCGCGCTTCCTGCAGGACGTGGGCTTCTCGCAGATCGTGCTGGCGCGCGAACTGTCGCTCAATGACGTGAAGAAGATCGCCGCGGCCACCACCTGCCAACTTGAGTACTTCGTGCACGGCGCACTGTGCGTGGCGTTTTCCGGCCAGTGCTACATCAGCCACGCCCACACCGGGCGCAGCGCCAACCGCGGCGAATGCTCGCAGGCCTGCCGCCTGCCCTACGACCTCAAGGATAAGGACGGCAACACCATCGCCAGCCAGCAGCACATGCTGTCGATGAAGGACAACAACCAGAGCGCCAACCTGCGCGCGCTGGCCGCGGCCGGCATCAGCTCGTTCAAGATCGAGGGCCGCTACAAGGACCTCTCCTACGTCAAGAACATCACCGCGCACTACCGCACACTGCTCGACGAGATCATCGAGCACCCGGACGCCGACGGCCCGGCGTATCGCCGCGCCTCGAGCGGTCGCACCACCTTCCTGTTCACCCCGCAGGCGGACAAGACCTTCAACCGCGGCTACACCGACTACTTCGCCAACGATCGCCAGCACGGCATCGAGGCCTTCGAGTCGCCCAAGTTCGTGGGCGAGCCGATCGGCCGGGTGACGAAGATCGACACCAAGGGCCGCAAGTTCTTCGATGTCGAGCGCAGCTCGCCCATCCACAACGCCGACGGCCTGACCTGGTACACGCCCAAGGGCGAACTCACCGGCCTGCGGGTGAACCGCTCGGAGCCCAACGGCGGCGGCGAGGGCATCGACCGCATCTTCCCGTCCGACGCGCTGCCGGCCGAACTGGTGCCGGGCACCTCGGTGTTCCGCAACCACGACCACGCGTTCGAGCGTGCGCTGGAAAAGAAGTCCGCCGAGCGCCGCCTCCGCGTCGACGCGCAGCTCGCCGTCACCGGTGACGGCCTGGCGCTGACGCTGCGCGACGAGGACGGCGTCAGCGCCACCGCGACGCTCGCCGCCGCCCTCGAGCCGGCGCAGAACGCCGAGCGCGCGCTCGCCACGCTGCACGAGCACCTCGGCAAGCTGGGCAACACCATCTTCACCCTCGACGCGATCACGCTCGACCTGCCCACCGTGCCCTTCCTGCCCGCCGGCCAGCTCAACGCGCTGCGCCGCGAGGCCGTGGAACGCCTGGAAGCCGCCCGCATCGCGGCCCACGCGCGCCCGCCGCGCGCCGCCGCGGTCGAGCCGCCGGTGCCCTACCCGCAGGACGCGCTGAGCTACCTCGCCAACGTGCTCAACGACAAGGCGCGCGTCTTTTACGCCAGGCACGGCGTCAAGCTCATCGACGCGGCCTTCGAAGAGAACCAGGAGACCGACGACGTCTCGCTGATGATCACCAAGCACTGCCTGCGCTACAGCTTCAACCTGTGCCCGAAGGAAGTGAAAGGCATCCGCCCCGACCCGATGCAGCTGGTCAACGGCAACGAGACGCTGACCCTGCGCTTCGACTGCAAGCGCTGCGAGATGCACGTCGTCGGCGCGATGAAGCCGCACATCACGAAGATGCGCGACACCGTGGTGGCCCAGAAGGTCAGTTTCTTCCCGAGCAAGCCGGGCAGCGACAAGACCGCAGCAGCACGGAACTGA
- a CDS encoding serine/threonine protein kinase gives MTRKIGRFDIRRELGRGAQSIVYLAWDPQLEREVAVKTLHFSAAERRDNAALLAEARAVSRLRHPGIVPVFEAGEEAGDVYLVFEYVPGDNLGTHLQQHGPLPAADAARLCIDILTALSTAHAEGIVHRDLKPSNVLIDVDGKPRVMDFGIAQRLDADTAGTTLSGTPGYMAPEYIRSRQVAPSNDVFAAGVMLVEMISGRRVMRERDPQRALQLAATVPVTLPKDAPDVDEALAAIALRAAALDPAARFQSAEDFRVALDAWLNPQEAPSAPAGSGAVDFLLRRMRHRGDFPALSESVAAINRIASSEAENIDTLSNLVLRDFSLTNKLLRLVNSVHYRPASGRISTVSRALVVLGFDTVRNIAITVLLFEHLQNKSHAALLREEFLRACLAGLFARDLAKHMKTRELEQAYICSIFHSLGRLLCQYYFPEESEDIRRVMTQHDYREDVAAQRVLGVSFEDLGIGLARSWGFPQVILESMRKLPAGAVRRPATQEDRLRALSAVANEYCDAVAHLAPAERDKAMKAIAGRFADAVPVELKAVRELMQAAVQEIENFAQIIKINLRQTRIGRNLASFDSEETLIHPHATTETQMPSEAVLEQKSVAEAALAGEKPADPQAVLSSGIQDISNTLVEDFKLNDVLRIILETMYRAMGFKRVLLCVRDARSNEMTGRFGFGPGATELARHLRFSLSAHPDNVFNVATAKGVDILIEDIDETKIAARIPAWYRRNVPSRTFVLFPLMIKGRPVGMIYADKDNAGEIEISEQELALLRTLRNQAVMAIKQAG, from the coding sequence ATGACACGCAAGATCGGGCGATTCGACATTCGACGCGAACTCGGGCGCGGCGCCCAGAGCATCGTCTACCTGGCCTGGGACCCCCAGCTCGAGCGCGAGGTGGCGGTGAAGACCTTGCATTTCAGCGCGGCCGAGCGGCGTGACAACGCCGCATTGCTGGCCGAGGCGCGCGCCGTCAGCCGCCTGCGCCATCCGGGCATCGTCCCGGTGTTCGAGGCGGGCGAGGAAGCCGGCGACGTCTACCTGGTGTTCGAGTACGTGCCGGGCGACAACCTCGGCACGCATCTCCAGCAGCACGGCCCCCTGCCCGCGGCCGATGCCGCGCGGCTGTGCATCGACATCCTCACCGCACTGTCGACGGCCCACGCCGAAGGCATCGTCCATCGCGACCTCAAGCCCAGCAACGTGCTGATCGACGTCGACGGCAAGCCGCGGGTCATGGACTTCGGCATCGCGCAACGCCTGGACGCCGACACCGCCGGCACCACGCTGTCGGGCACGCCCGGCTACATGGCGCCCGAGTACATCCGCAGCCGCCAGGTCGCGCCGTCCAACGACGTGTTCGCTGCCGGCGTGATGCTGGTGGAGATGATCAGCGGACGCCGCGTGATGCGTGAACGCGACCCGCAGCGCGCCCTGCAGCTCGCCGCCACCGTGCCGGTAACGCTGCCGAAGGACGCGCCGGACGTCGACGAGGCGCTTGCGGCCATCGCCCTGCGCGCCGCGGCGCTCGACCCTGCGGCCCGCTTCCAGAGCGCCGAGGACTTCCGCGTCGCCCTCGACGCGTGGCTCAATCCCCAGGAAGCACCAAGCGCACCGGCGGGCTCCGGCGCGGTCGATTTCCTGCTGCGCCGCATGCGCCACCGCGGCGACTTCCCCGCACTCTCCGAATCGGTCGCGGCGATCAACCGCATCGCCTCGAGCGAGGCCGAGAACATCGACACCCTGTCCAACCTGGTGCTGCGCGACTTCTCGCTGACGAACAAGCTGCTGCGGCTGGTGAACTCGGTGCATTACCGCCCGGCGAGCGGACGCATCAGCACGGTGTCGCGCGCCCTGGTCGTGCTCGGCTTCGACACCGTCCGCAACATCGCCATCACGGTGCTGCTGTTCGAGCACCTGCAGAACAAGTCGCATGCGGCGCTGCTGCGCGAGGAGTTCCTGCGAGCCTGCCTGGCGGGGCTGTTCGCGCGCGACCTCGCCAAGCACATGAAGACCCGCGAGCTCGAGCAGGCCTACATCTGTTCGATCTTCCACAGCCTCGGGCGTCTGCTGTGCCAGTACTACTTTCCGGAAGAGTCCGAGGACATCCGCCGCGTGATGACGCAGCACGACTACCGCGAGGATGTGGCCGCCCAGCGCGTGCTGGGCGTGAGCTTCGAGGACCTGGGCATCGGCCTCGCACGCAGCTGGGGCTTTCCGCAGGTGATTCTCGAGAGCATGCGCAAGCTGCCCGCGGGCGCGGTGCGCCGGCCGGCGACCCAGGAAGACCGGCTGCGCGCCTTGTCGGCGGTTGCCAACGAATACTGCGACGCGGTCGCGCACCTCGCCCCGGCCGAACGCGACAAGGCGATGAAAGCCATCGCGGGTCGCTTTGCCGATGCGGTGCCGGTCGAGCTGAAGGCGGTGCGCGAGCTCATGCAGGCCGCGGTGCAGGAGATCGAGAACTTCGCCCAGATCATCAAGATCAACCTGCGCCAGACCCGCATCGGCCGCAATCTCGCAAGCTTCGACAGCGAGGAGACCCTGATCCACCCGCACGCGACCACCGAGACGCAGATGCCTTCGGAGGCGGTGCTCGAACAGAAGTCGGTGGCCGAAGCGGCGCTGGCCGGCGAGAAACCGGCCGACCCGCAGGCCGTGCTCAGCTCGGGTATCCAGGACATCAGCAACACGCTGGTCGAGGACTTCAAGCTCAACGACGTGCTGCGCATCATCCTCGAGACGATGTACCGCGCGATGGGCTTCAAGCGCGTGCTGCTGTGCGTGCGCGATGCGCGCAGCAACGAGATGACCGGCCGCTTCGGCTTCGGCCCCGGCGCGACCGAACTCGCCCGTCACCTGCGCTTCAGCCTGTCGGCCCACCCGGACAACGTCTTCAACGTCGCCACGGCGAAGGGGGTGGACATCCTGATCGAGGACATCGACGAGACGAAGATCGCCGCGCGCATCCCCGCCTGGTACCGGAGAAACGTGCCCTCGCGCACCTTCGTGCTGTTCCCGCTGATGATCAAGGGCCGGCCGGTGGGAATGATCTACGCCGACAAGGACAATGCCGGCGAGATCGAGATCAGCGAGCAGGAGCTGGCCCTGCTGCGTACCCTGCGCAACCAGGCGGTGATGGCGATCAAGCAGGCCGGCTGA
- a CDS encoding L,D-transpeptidase family protein: MLIELGIGLRKSVVTVATLVTVALIGAPQTTLAVGVASADGAAAGQPAAALPALIEAGLLAGAYDVDETVQIFYRQRGFQPVWNRPERIHELIAAVEALRDHGLDPSEFEADGLRAEASLSVAALPPERQVERELRLTGTLARLVQQIRFGRVDPRGLYRMWNFSVPEQAFERALRLSRVVDGPSLQAAVEAQAPDLPLYRELRAALQQYRALAALGDWPKVPGGATLRPGERSARMPAVRARLAAEGEGDDGLVGSDDPARYDDALAQAVMRFQRRAGLAPDAAIGRQTVDALNIGPAQRVDQIRVNLERLRWVAQDMQGDHLLVDITAYHAHLRLGGLPAWSSRVIVGKSARATPALLDSVQHLVFNPKWVVPPTILREDVIPGVVRNPEYLADHRMRVVDRSGQAVDPALIDWQNARRSGFPYMIVQASGADGSLGRIKFSLANPYSIYLHDTNARSLFRRDARALSSGCVRLEKPQELALILLDDAARWTPEALEAALAGGKTRSVPVAREIPVLLHYATAGLDDEGRFQFRPDIYDRDTAVLAALNAAPR; encoded by the coding sequence ATGCTAATCGAACTCGGGATTGGTTTGCGCAAATCAGTTGTAACGGTCGCGACCCTTGTGACGGTGGCCCTGATCGGTGCGCCGCAGACAACTCTGGCCGTGGGCGTCGCGTCGGCGGACGGCGCCGCCGCCGGGCAGCCGGCCGCAGCGCTGCCTGCGTTGATCGAGGCGGGCCTGCTGGCCGGTGCCTACGACGTCGACGAGACCGTCCAGATCTTTTACCGGCAACGGGGCTTTCAGCCCGTCTGGAATCGGCCCGAGCGCATCCACGAACTGATCGCGGCGGTCGAAGCCTTGCGTGACCATGGGCTGGATCCTTCGGAGTTCGAGGCCGATGGCCTGCGCGCCGAGGCGTCCCTGTCCGTGGCCGCACTCCCGCCCGAGCGGCAGGTCGAGCGGGAGCTGCGCTTGACGGGCACGCTGGCCCGCCTGGTGCAGCAGATTCGCTTCGGCAGGGTCGATCCGCGCGGCCTCTACCGCATGTGGAACTTCTCGGTGCCGGAGCAGGCCTTTGAGCGCGCCCTGCGGCTCTCGCGCGTCGTTGATGGACCGTCGCTGCAGGCGGCCGTGGAAGCCCAGGCGCCCGATCTGCCGCTCTATCGCGAACTGCGCGCAGCGCTGCAGCAGTATCGCGCGCTGGCGGCCTTGGGCGACTGGCCAAAGGTGCCCGGCGGCGCAACCCTGCGGCCGGGCGAGCGCAGCGCGCGCATGCCCGCGGTGCGAGCCCGGTTGGCGGCCGAGGGCGAGGGTGATGACGGGTTGGTCGGCAGCGACGATCCGGCGCGCTACGACGACGCGCTGGCCCAAGCCGTGATGCGCTTCCAGCGGCGTGCCGGTCTGGCGCCGGACGCGGCCATCGGGCGGCAGACGGTCGATGCGCTCAACATCGGCCCCGCGCAACGTGTCGACCAGATCCGCGTCAACCTCGAGCGCCTGCGCTGGGTGGCGCAGGACATGCAAGGCGATCACCTGCTGGTGGACATCACCGCATACCATGCTCATCTCCGGCTCGGCGGGCTGCCTGCATGGTCGTCGCGTGTGATCGTCGGCAAGTCCGCGCGGGCGACGCCGGCCTTGCTCGACAGCGTTCAGCACCTCGTCTTCAACCCGAAGTGGGTGGTTCCGCCGACGATCCTGCGCGAAGACGTGATCCCGGGCGTGGTGCGCAACCCGGAGTACCTCGCCGATCATCGCATGCGCGTCGTCGACCGTTCCGGCCAGGCGGTCGATCCGGCACTGATCGACTGGCAGAACGCGAGGCGCAGTGGTTTTCCCTACATGATCGTGCAGGCGTCGGGCGCAGATGGATCGCTCGGGCGGATCAAGTTTTCGCTCGCCAATCCCTACTCGATCTACCTGCACGACACCAACGCGCGTTCGCTGTTCCGGCGCGACGCGCGCGCACTGAGTTCAGGCTGCGTGCGACTGGAGAAGCCGCAGGAGCTGGCGCTGATCCTGCTCGACGATGCCGCGCGCTGGACCCCCGAGGCGCTGGAGGCGGCGCTGGCGGGCGGCAAGACCCGCAGCGTGCCGGTGGCGCGCGAGATCCCGGTGCTGCTCCACTATGCGACTGCCGGCCTGGACGATGAAGGACGCTTCCAGTTTCGCCCCGACATCTACGATCGCGATACGGCGGTGCTGGCCGCCTTGAACGCCGCGCCTCGCTGA